The DNA region CACCCTCTCGAGGTCGGCGCACCGCATGGCGTCGTCGGCGACCAGGTGATCGTGGACGACGGCGGCCGACGGGGGCCCGCTCATCGCTGAACCCCGCGCAGCGCGGTCGAGGGTGCGGCGCGCCGGGGCGGGACGGCGTCGGGTCGACGCAGGTAGAGCGGTTCCAGCGGGGCCGGGGTGGCGCCCGTCAGGAGGTCGGGCGCGGCGACCGCCACGAGGCCCGCGGGGTCAGGGGCGGAGACGGCAGCCAGGACCGCGCCGGCGACACCGGGGTCGGCTGCGGTGATCTCCCCCAGACGGGCGGGGTCGCCGACCAGGTGGCCGATGCCGGCCACGTCGATCGCGGCGGCGGGGCCCACCGTGGGGCCCGACGTCCGCACGCCGTCGGCGGAGTAGCGGGCGTGGTACGCCTCACGGCGTCGGGCATCGGTGACGACGACGAGGTCTCCGGTCGCCCCGGCGGCGCGCGCGGTGGCCGCGAGCCCGTCGAGCGAACACACCCCGTGGACCGGCCTGGAGACGGCGTCGGCGAAGGCGGTGGCGGTGGCCATCCCCACCCGTAGCCCGGTGAACGGCCCCGGCCCGGTGCCCACGACCACGGCGTCGAGGTCGCCCGGCGTCAGGCCCGCGTCGGCGAGGCACTGCAGGATGTGCGGGGTGAGTAGCTCCGCGTGGGCGCGGGGGTCCTCGGTGACCCGGGTGGCCAGGGTCTCGACATGCG from Dietzia sp. B32 includes:
- the tsaB gene encoding tRNA (adenosine(37)-N6)-threonylcarbamoyltransferase complex dimerization subunit type 1 TsaB, which codes for MLVLAVDTSTPFVTAGVCRLVPGDHHPHVEPPHVETLATRVTEDPRAHAELLTPHILQCLADAGLTPGDLDAVVVGTGPGPFTGLRVGMATATAFADAVSRPVHGVCSLDGLAATARAAGATGDLVVVTDARRREAYHARYSADGVRTSGPTVGPAAAIDVAGIGHLVGDPARLGEITAADPGVAGAVLAAVSAPDPAGLVAVAAPDLLTGATPAPLEPLYLRRPDAVPPRRAAPSTALRGVQR